The segment TTGTGGTGGAATTGTAAAATAAGAACCTCCAGAAGCTCCACGCTCAATAGCAACAACAGCTAAACCATTTTTCACTTTAGTTCTAATTCTATTGTAAGCAGTATATAAATGATCGTCTAAAGATTTAGCAAATTCTTCAGATTTTTCTGATAAAAGCTTTTCGTCTTTTTCAGTTTCCTTTAAAATAGCGTCTAATTCTGCTTTCTTGTGAGTTAAATGTTGTTCTTGTTTTCCTAATTTTTCTTTAGTAGTATCAATTACTTCATTTTTTTGAGAAATCTTAGCTTTGTATTCATTAATTCTTTTTTCTGCTAATTGAATTTCTAAATCTTGAAATTCAATTTCTTTAGATAAAGAATCAAACTCCCTGTTATTTCTAACTTTTTGTTGTTGTTCGTCGTACTTTTTCATCAAAAGATTAGACTCATCAATAGCTATTTTTTTGTTTTTGAT is part of the Polaribacter sp. SA4-10 genome and harbors:
- a CDS encoding zinc ribbon domain-containing protein encodes the protein MAKKKEISVEQKLRALYDLQLIDSRIDEIRNVRGELPLEVEDLEDEVAGLNTRVSNLAEDVANLETDIKNKKIAIDESNLLMKKYDEQQQKVRNNREFDSLSKEIEFQDLEIQLAEKRINEYKAKISQKNEVIDTTKEKLGKQEQHLTHKKAELDAILKETEKDEKLLSEKSEEFAKSLDDHLYTAYNRIRTKVKNGLAVVAIERGASGGSYFTIPPQVQLEIANRKKITIDEHSGRILVDAALAEEEKEKIDKLFS